The genomic stretch CATTTCTGTTTAATAACCAGGCGTAGCAAAATGTCGAGGGTTTGGCTATGTCATATATGCCATGGAAGAAGATGCACAGCGAGCACTGAAAGAAATAAATGATTACGATGGAAAGAAGCTTCTTATTTCAGTGGCTAAGAAGAAATTGAAAAACACGAAGAAAACAGGTGTGCATAAAGCCATTGGCGAACTTTTTCACAATTGTTTGCTCATAGCATTGACGTTTTTTGTATATGCAGCTACAAAAGATGCAgaaccaccaccaccgccaaAAAAGGAAACTGGCGAGAAATCACAAAACTTAAAGAAGCACAACTTGAAAGCTAGACTCATCATTAGGAACCTCAGTTTCAAGGTACGTtaagattcattcattcatagctATTGTGAGAAAGATTGTGGGTATGTGTCATGTTTTGTATTGCAGTGCTCTGAGGATGATCTGAAGCAGGTTTTCGCAGAGTTTGGGTCAGTTCTTGAAACTAAAATCCCCCTCAAGCCAGGTAAATCGCTTGCTTAAGTAAACTGAATACTATGTAGTTACTGAATAGTTACTAACTAAATAGTTTACAGTGGTGTAGAGCCGCACTGGATCATACAGGCagatttttctcatacatttctTGTGTTGGATCACATTGGAATAATTGTATCTAAACTTATTTGCCCTTTTCACAGATGGTAAGATGCGAGGATTTGCATTTGTTCAGTTTAAGACTGTGTGCGAGGCATCCATAGCACTTCGAGCCATGAACCTGAAGGAGATAAAAGGTCACTAAAATACCTTTTGTACCCCCCTTTCTTTCATTTAGCTTTATAATGTGGGTGCATACTTACTGTGCAACATTTTAAGGTCGGCAAGTGGCTGTTGACTGGGCTGTGCCGAAGGACAAGTATGTTGCCATGCAGGCAACCTCCAGTGCAAGTAATGATCCGCATTGCAAACCATTGATTTGTCTTTTTCTAAtcattgacatgacaaagagTCAAGTCAAAGTCACCTAGACATTTGCATTGACACCGCTTTCTTTCACAGGGACGACTGCAACTGAAGGCAGCTCTACAATACAATCAGAGTCTCAGTCTGATGACGAAGACGGAGACGAGGAAAAGAATCAAGCCGCCAGTAGCAAGTATGAGCTTCAAATGTGTGTCCGTGTGACATAACTCATCACTTAGTTTTTCATTGGCACTCTTAGCCCAGAGGCAAATCTGAGCTGCAtatgacgaaaaaaaaaaagcggaacCTAATATTGCATATTTGTTTAAAGAAGTACTGGCATTGTACATGCATTTTGCTGTGAAACATGTTTATCACTTCACTGCCATCTATATGTGCCCAAAAGAACTCCAGTGACCTCTATTGAACGTTTACGGGTACACAGAATAGTATTTCATCCACCATAGCCAACTACTAAAGTGAAGCATACTGTAGTTCTTTTGaacttggctgttttttttctgctcttCAGAtgaacagtgttttttttttgttttactaccaAAGCTAATACAGTTGAACCTCCAAACATGAACACGATCCATTCTGTGACACTGACTTCCAGGTTGTTGtcatttcaaaacaatttttcccataggaagtaATTTTTTCCAGACTGGAACTCTCACAAACATAAAATCTTTATTAACTAATCAGGCAGTGTTTCAAGTAATAATTTAACATTCTGAACCGTCACACAAGTGACAAAATTAACCTCATGCTATTTCCTGATGTCATCACACGTTTCCTTTTTGCCATCAGTGGTACaataaaaagaagcaaaaacaaacactagCGAAGTTAATCCCCCGGATGCTCGCTGAGCTGGAGTCACAGTACTTCACAATGTACAATTTTGGGGGCATTCAACATTGcatcttcttctttcttctttacatgtttacaaaaatttaaaaaaaaaattgtatatcACTGATATTGTAGTGGTTCACTTGGCTGATTTTGTGAAGCCAGTGTGGGATCAGTTTCTACTCGGTCAATGTACGTAAATGTGAACGGTTGTTTTTATATATGTGATCTGTGATTGACTGACGACCAGttgagggtgtaccccgcttccaGCTTTGCTTGAATGTGATAAGCAGTACTAAGTAGATTGTATTTAAGGTTTGGCAGTGTGAACAAGTTCTTATTCATCCAGTTATCCGCCCACAGGGTTAGCGCTAAAAAATCTCCACCACCAATGGAGGATTCGCagtctgatgatgatgatgatgatgatgatgatgatgatgaagaacaagaagaagacagTGAAGATGAGGATGTTGATGACAAAGAGTCCCAGGAGGGAGAAGAAGACAACAACTCCGACCATAGCCTCGATTCAGCCGAAGATGCTGATGGcagtgatgatgacgatgaagcAGAAGATGACAAATCGGGTATTTTCTTTCATCTTGCGTACTTTTgcatgtgattgttttttttttaataatcacaTCACTTAATTTCATTCACACTAgttcaaaagaaaacaaagaagcCGCTCCCTTCGGACGTGCAAGAGGGCAGAACAATTTTTATCAGGTTTGCGGCTGCCCTTGTTATGCTCTTCTTTTCAGAGGTGGTTGTACTCAAACATGCCTGTTTCACACCATGCCCTAGGAACCTGTCCTTTGACACAGAGGAAGAAGGCTTGGAAGAAGTTCTCCTCCAGTACGGAGAACTGAACTACATAAAGATTGTTTTCCATCCAGACACGGGACATTCAAAAGGTGAGCCAACCAGCCCTCATGTGGGAtgctcttttgctttttttttgtttcgtgTACTTATCTTAGCTCTGTTCTTTCTCACAGGTTGTGCGTTTGCTCAGTTTAAAACAAAGGAGGCGGCAGACAGATGCATAGCTGCAGCACAGGATGAAGCAGcggtaatatactgtattacctAGTTTGCATGGCTTCCCAACATGGTGtagtgttgtgtttttcatcacCCATATCATCTTATCTTGCACAGACTAGCGGCATCCAGCTGGATGGTAGAAAGCTGCTGATTGTGGCTGCAGTGAGCAAAGATGACGCAGCCAAGCTGAAggtcaataataaagtcaaagtgcAGACGGGCACCAGGAACTTGTATCTGGCCAGAGAAGGACGTGAGTAACCTGTTCCTACTCCTCTTTGCATCATTTAACACAACATAACTCCTTTGGTGTTGAtagtttgacaacaaaaaaggaaaaaaaaaaaaacacggaatGGTTCTCGGTAGTATCAAAAATACAGTCCATGGAAAAAGGTTTGAGATGAGATAATAacgtaacatttaaaaaaaaaaaaatgatgtgacCTTTTTGAACCACTGATTGAGCCGGTGATTgcgtttatttgcattttgctttgttgttttttccccactaaGAAAACATTTATGGTCTGTGACAAAAGTACAGTATTGGCCACATtagactgcattttatttatttatttatttattaagaaaaaatttattttttataagaaaaagttattttttgttatgtattttaaatacatatgttctaCTTCAATCACGCtctgttatattgttttaaaattaatgttcAACAGAAATGTGAGGATGGGGGGGGAAATCTTTTTTTCagtaaagatatttcaaaataacgcATTTTACAGTTATAATTATAATACTgtgaaaccgtgatatttttgcccaaggttatcattcCGTCAGATTCTCATAACGACCCAAGCCTAGTTAGTAGTTAAAGTTCTTATACGGCTGTGCAATATTATTCCATGCTAATTTATGTTATCCACTGTCCCTCAGTGATCCGTGCTGGAACCACAGCTGCAGAGGGTGTGCCTGAAGCAGACATGATCAAGAGAGCCAGAGTGAGTTAGGTGTTTGgaggaacaacaaaaaaaagcagaagttcatgcatttatttatatctgttTGTTTTATCTCGTAGTTTGAAGAAGTAAAACGAACAAAGCTCCGGGACATTAGTGTCTTTGTGTCCAAGACTCGTCTATGCGTCCACAACTTGCCAAAGTCGGTAGACGACAAAAAGCTGCGGGCGCTGTGTCTCCAAGCAGTGAAGGAACCCAAAGGAGTGCGGATACCAGAGGTGAGCTTTTAACCCCACTTACTTACAAGCCGTCCACTAGAGGGTGGTGGTGTCACTTTCGTTGTCACTTCACtaaatgtgtatgtttgtgcTCTTGTCTGCTTGTGTTCCAGTGTCGCATCATTTATGACAGGAAGCCCGAGAAGGGTCAGGTGATGGGCCAGTCTCTAGGTTATGGCTTTGTCCAATTTCAGCAGCACGAACATGCTCTCGCTGCACTTCGCTACCTCAACAACAACCCCGACATCTTTGGCCCACATAAGGTGCTTGCTTGTTGGCCACatgatatttttgttttaccacTTTTACATTCTTTGGGAGGGGTGGGGCCCTTTTTTATTAATCACATTTATTGATTTCTAACTTTGCATCTTGTGTCATACTCCAGAGACCCATTGTCGAGTTTTCTCTGGAGGATTCTCGGAAgctcaaaataaaagaaatgcgCCGACAAAAAAACAAGGTAAGCTTTTATTCACTTATTGAAAAGTTTTTTTCTACTTTAAATATCTaaacttgtgttttttgtgcatgtttttgtagGAACATTACAAAAAACAGACTGGAAATGTCGGCATGACACCTCAGCCTCAGACAAGCAGAGAGGGGAAAGGAAGCAAACATTTTGGCACTCAAGTTATGTCCTCAATGCAGCAGACTGGAAAGAGAAAaggtatacatacatacttggCTTAGGAGGCAAACACTATTGATTGTATTGGTGAAAAACTGTATGGACAAAAGCTCCAAAACAATTCCAGTAAGTAATCAGATTTCTTTTTCATcttattgtttctttttaaaaattacatcttCTCAGCATGGATGTAGGCCTTGGCTGACATCATGTTCTtatttagacagcaaactatgTTCCTGTTGGTGTAAGGGCCAGGTGTCCCAATAAGTATTAATAAATAAGTCTATCCACCAACTTATTACAATGTTACTCTCCTGGCTAACTTCATTAATGTATATCCATGCACGCTTCCTGGtcctcttccatccatccattttctatgccgtttattctaattagggtcgtgggggtatgctgtagcctattccagctgatttagggcgagaggcagggtacaccctggactggttgccagccaaccgcagggcacatatagacaaaccctAGTTCTCTTCATTAAACTATTCTGTGTTCATTAGCTCATCATGACAACCAAAGGCCCAACACACACTGCGGTTTCCAGACCAAGCCTGAGGTGGAGCACGTCGATTTGGATAACGGAAAGAAAC from Dunckerocampus dactyliophorus isolate RoL2022-P2 chromosome 5, RoL_Ddac_1.1, whole genome shotgun sequence encodes the following:
- the rbm28 gene encoding RNA-binding protein 28, producing the protein MPAQTLYVGSLPESASNERLEEIFSEIGPVKQCFVVKDKGVAKCRGFGYVIYAMEEDAQRALKEINDYDGKKLLISVAKKKLKNTKKTATKDAEPPPPPKKETGEKSQNLKKHNLKARLIIRNLSFKCSEDDLKQVFAEFGSVLETKIPLKPDGKMRGFAFVQFKTVCEASIALRAMNLKEIKGRQVAVDWAVPKDKYVAMQATSSARTTATEGSSTIQSESQSDDEDGDEEKNQAASSKVSAKKSPPPMEDSQSDDDDDDDDDDDEEQEEDSEDEDVDDKESQEGEEDNNSDHSLDSAEDADGSDDDDEAEDDKSVQKKTKKPLPSDVQEGRTIFIRNLSFDTEEEGLEEVLLQYGELNYIKIVFHPDTGHSKGCAFAQFKTKEAADRCIAAAQDEAATSGIQLDGRKLLIVAAVSKDDAAKLKVNNKVKVQTGTRNLYLAREGLIRAGTTAAEGVPEADMIKRARFEEVKRTKLRDISVFVSKTRLCVHNLPKSVDDKKLRALCLQAVKEPKGVRIPECRIIYDRKPEKGQVMGQSLGYGFVQFQQHEHALAALRYLNNNPDIFGPHKRPIVEFSLEDSRKLKIKEMRRQKNKEHYKKQTGNVGMTPQPQTSREGKGSKHFGTQVMSSMQQTGKRKAHHDNQRPNTHCGFQTKPEVEHVDLDNGKKRRKVLLFPSHRGPKIRMRDKGKQRAPPPKKARQRGSRKEHQKRLMEKPTQPRTQKSKAPKKHFGSKGGDRFDNLVEQYKKKLLSKSEKTSGMRNSKWFDS